A section of the Dehalobacter sp. DCM genome encodes:
- a CDS encoding TetR/AcrR family transcriptional regulator, whose product METKKKLMHSAFRLFADKGTEFSLTEVACEVGIQKASIYAHFASKEELLYAVINQEINQYFLEINAQCRDLESMYHMILNYYEQSQTKLYFWKRLLLFPPKVFEETLVTKIQVLSDERFELVKDILRTNMEQGIIGVQDPETIAISFMAMVHGILSSMIIYRPENVTIHLETIWEIFWKGISEPDHA is encoded by the coding sequence ATGGAAACTAAAAAGAAATTGATGCATTCCGCATTTCGTTTATTTGCAGATAAGGGCACCGAATTTTCTTTGACGGAGGTTGCCTGTGAAGTGGGGATCCAAAAAGCCTCGATCTATGCACATTTTGCCAGTAAAGAAGAGTTGCTGTATGCGGTGATCAACCAGGAAATCAATCAGTACTTTCTCGAGATTAATGCGCAATGCCGTGATTTAGAGAGTATGTATCATATGATTTTGAATTATTACGAACAATCACAGACGAAACTCTATTTCTGGAAGAGGCTTTTATTATTTCCGCCTAAAGTATTTGAAGAAACATTAGTAACGAAAATTCAGGTGTTATCGGATGAACGTTTTGAGCTTGTCAAAGATATTCTCCGCACCAATATGGAACAGGGGATTATTGGTGTTCAGGATCCTGAAACAATAGCCATTTCCTTTATGGCAATGGTTCATGGCATCCTTTCCAGTATGATCATCTATCGGCCGGAAAATGTGACGATTCATTTAGAAACCATTTGGGAGATTTTCTGGAAAGGCATTAGCGAGCCTGACCATGCTTAA